The following nucleotide sequence is from Vicingaceae bacterium.
TTCAGGGAAAACTTCTCTCGCATTTGATACTCTCTATGCAGAAGGGCAAAGAAAATACATTGAAAGTTTAAGCAGTTATATTCGGCAATTTTTAGGAAAAATAGAAAAACCCAAGGTTGACAAAATCATCAATCTTTCACCGACTATTGCCATACAACAAAAGAAAATAAGCGGCAATCCCCGCTCCACCGTTGGCACTGTAACTGAAATATACGACTATCTGAAATTGCTGTTTGCAAGAATTGGAGAAATATACTCCCCTGTTAGTGGCAAAAAGGTAATAAAACAAACTACCGACCATGTATGGCAGTTTATCCACAATTTACCACAAGGGACAAAATGTATGCTGTTGGCGCCAATTGTCTATGAAAATGAAAAAGACCTGAGCCGGCAGTTAAAATTATTAATGGAAGCAGGTTATAATCGAATTTTGATTAACGGACAAGTAGAGAAAATTGAATTATTTTCTACATATCCCGTTGAAAAAATTGAAAGCTTATATTTGATTATTGACCGTTTTGCGGTCAATAACGAAGACGATGACCTCAAAAGCCGGATTTATGAATCTGTGGAAACAGCATTTTTTGAAGGTCGGGGATCATGTGCTTTACAATATTTCACCGGTGAACAAACATATATTGAAACATTCCATAATCGTTTAACAGCCGATGGCATTGAATTTGAAGAGCCCGATGTGCATTTTTTTGCTTTCAACAATCCTCATGGAGCTTGTAAAACTTGCGAAGGATTCGGATCTGTGCTTGGAATTGATGAGGACCTGGTTGTACCCGACAAAAATTTGTCTGTATATGAAGATGCCATTGTGTGTTGGAAAGGTGAAAAAATGAGCGAGTTTAAAGATATGCTCATTCGTTTGGCCCATCAATACAACTTTCCGGTTCATACTCCCTATAAAAAACTTACACCCGATCAGAAAAAATTTTTATGGGAAGGGGCAGGGCCATTCCCCGGCATCAACGGTTTCTTTAAAATGCTGGAAGAAAATTCATATAAAATTCAATACCGAGTGATGCTTGCCCGCTACAGGGGAAAAACGGTTTGCCCCGATTGCAAGGGTACAAGAATACGTCCGGATGCGGCCTGGGTTAAAATCAACGGCAAGTCCATTATCGATTTGGTCTTAATGCCCATTGACGAACTGAAATCTTTTTTTGACAATATAAAACTCACAGAGCAACAAAATAAAATCGCACAAAGAATATTATTGGAAATACATAGCCGATTAACCTATATGCAAAACACCGGCCTGGGGTATCTTACACTCAACCGGGCGTCAAACAGTTTATCCGGAGGCGAAAGCCAAAGAATGTATCTTGCAACCATACTCGGCAGCACCTTAACCGGTTCGATATACATACTTGACGAACCCAGCATAGGTCTTCATGCAAGAGATACCCACCGCTTGATAAAGGTTTTAAAAGAATTGAAAGAATTAGGAAACACCGTTGTGGTGATTGAACACGACGAAGATATCATACAAGCAGCCGACTATATTATCGACATAGGACCGGGTGCAGGCGTGAACGGAGGGGAAGTTGTGTTTCAGGGCGAAAAAGACCTCTTTTTAAAAGAATCGAACGGATTAACTGCAAAATATATCCGTGGCGATATACCGATGACTGCCCGCAACAAAAAACAATCATTCCACAAAAAAATAGTTATAGAAGATTGCCACGGACATAATCTCAAAAATTTATCATTAGAAATACCGCTTCAATGTATTGTTTGTTTCACGGGCGTATCGGGTTCGGGAAAATCCTCACTGGTTACCCAAACTCTTTATCCTGCACTGATGCGTGAAATCATGGGGCACTCACCAGAAAAACCTTTGCCATACGGAAAAATTTATGGACATTTCAACGAAATTCAAAATATCGAACTCATTGATCAAAACCCACTAGGGAAATCCAGCCGGTCCAACCCCGCTACTTATCTAAAGGTATGGGACGATATACGCGAATTGATGGCCAAGCAACCTTTGGCAAAACGATACGGTTTGAAACCATCATCCTTTTCATTTAATGTTGCGGGTGGGCGCTGCGAAGAATGTAAAGGAGAAGGAGAAATAACCGTAGATATGCAATTTATGGGTGACGTACGGTTGGTTTGTGAAGCGTGTGGAGGCAAAAGGTTTCAGGAACAAGTATTGGAGGTTAACTATAAGGGACTGAATGTTGATGATCTGCTCACAAAATCGATCGAAGAAGTTTTCGAGTTTTTCAACCAAGAACCGGACAAACATAAAAAATTGTTGGACAAACTCAAGGCATTGATGGATGTCGGCCTCGGGTATATGCCATTAGGACAATCTTCTTCCACTATCAGTGGTGGTGAAGCACAAAGAATCAAGTTGGCATCTTATTTGGTCAAATCCGGAACGTCAAAAAAAACTCTTTTCATTTTTGATGAACCCACCACCGGTTTGCATTTCCATGACGTGAATATTTTAATCCATGCCATGGGAAGATTAATTGATGAAGGTCATAGCATCTGGATGATCGAGCATCATCCCGATATGATAAAATCGGCCGATTATATCATAGATCTTGGACCTGAAGGAGGAGAAAAAGGTGGCGAAATTATTTTTCAAGGCAAAATGGATGATTTTTTAAACTGCAAGCATTCATATACATCTCAATTTCTCAATAAAAAAACTCTATGAAAAATCGTACACTTCGATGGATAGCCCTTCTTTCTTCTTTGATTATCATCAGCATCATAGGAGTACAAATATTTTGGATCAACAAAGAATACAAACTCAGCGAAGAAAGATTCAACCAACAGGTCATAGATGCTCTCAACAGTGTGATAAACGAAATTAAACGAATCAACAAAGATCAATCGGTCATAGAAGAACCCGTAAAAAAAATCCGCAACAATTATTTCATTGCCCTGGTAAATGATACGGTTCATCCTTTTTGGCTTGAAAATGCTTTAAAAAGAGAGTTTTTAAAACGAAATCTCACTTTGGATTTCGAATACATGATCTACGATTGTTTTACGGATTCATTGATTTTCGGAAACTTTATCCGGCTTTCGAACGACCAACAAACAGACATAAAAGAATATACCGATACCATTCATTGGATTTCCAATTGGCATTACTTCGCCATATATTTTCCCAAAAAAAGAGAATTTTTACTTAGCGAAATGGGCATCTGGATGGTTTCGACCATGATCCTGCTTATCTTGTTGAGTTTATACAGTTATGCACTTTTTATTTTTTTCAAAGAAAAACAATTGTCAGACATTAAAAACGACTTTATCAGCAAT
It contains:
- a CDS encoding UvrABC system protein A codes for the protein MQTAEKITVKNTTGLIQIIGARQHNLKNISVSIPENKLTVITGVSGSGKTSLAFDTLYAEGQRKYIESLSSYIRQFLGKIEKPKVDKIINLSPTIAIQQKKISGNPRSTVGTVTEIYDYLKLLFARIGEIYSPVSGKKVIKQTTDHVWQFIHNLPQGTKCMLLAPIVYENEKDLSRQLKLLMEAGYNRILINGQVEKIELFSTYPVEKIESLYLIIDRFAVNNEDDDLKSRIYESVETAFFEGRGSCALQYFTGEQTYIETFHNRLTADGIEFEEPDVHFFAFNNPHGACKTCEGFGSVLGIDEDLVVPDKNLSVYEDAIVCWKGEKMSEFKDMLIRLAHQYNFPVHTPYKKLTPDQKKFLWEGAGPFPGINGFFKMLEENSYKIQYRVMLARYRGKTVCPDCKGTRIRPDAAWVKINGKSIIDLVLMPIDELKSFFDNIKLTEQQNKIAQRILLEIHSRLTYMQNTGLGYLTLNRASNSLSGGESQRMYLATILGSTLTGSIYILDEPSIGLHARDTHRLIKVLKELKELGNTVVVIEHDEDIIQAADYIIDIGPGAGVNGGEVVFQGEKDLFLKESNGLTAKYIRGDIPMTARNKKQSFHKKIVIEDCHGHNLKNLSLEIPLQCIVCFTGVSGSGKSSLVTQTLYPALMREIMGHSPEKPLPYGKIYGHFNEIQNIELIDQNPLGKSSRSNPATYLKVWDDIRELMAKQPLAKRYGLKPSSFSFNVAGGRCEECKGEGEITVDMQFMGDVRLVCEACGGKRFQEQVLEVNYKGLNVDDLLTKSIEEVFEFFNQEPDKHKKLLDKLKALMDVGLGYMPLGQSSSTISGGEAQRIKLASYLVKSGTSKKTLFIFDEPTTGLHFHDVNILIHAMGRLIDEGHSIWMIEHHPDMIKSADYIIDLGPEGGEKGGEIIFQGKMDDFLNCKHSYTSQFLNKKTL